Proteins encoded together in one Bradyrhizobium sp. PSBB068 window:
- a CDS encoding histidine--tRNA ligase, whose product MAEKPKKPQKLKARLPRGLEDRGPAAINATRAMVEKIRAVYELYGFEPVETPAMEYTDALGKFLPDQDRPNEGVFSFQDDDEQWISLRYDLTAPLARYVAENFDALPKPYRSYRLGYVFRNEKPGPGRFRQFMQFDADTVGSATPAADAEICMMAADTMEALGIPRGSYVVKVNNRKVLDGVLEAIGLGGDDNAGRRLTVLRAIDKLDKFPADEVRKLLGPGRWDGGEEGKGDFTKGAELGPADADIVLAVTQQRADWREAIAAAEAYLAKSEVGQAGVSELEEIAKLVAASGYGSDRIRIDPTVVRGLEYYTGPVYEVELLLDTKDEKGRPVRFGSVGGGGRYDGLVSRFRGEPVPATGFSIGVSRLQAALTMLGQLDARAEFGPVVVTVFDRDRVADYQKMVAELRQAGIRAELYLGNPKNMGNQLKYADRRNSPCVIIQGSDEKARGEVQIKDLIEGAKAAAAIASNQEWRETRPAQFSCAETDLVAKVREVLARHDVAWG is encoded by the coding sequence ATGGCCGAGAAACCCAAAAAACCCCAAAAACTGAAGGCGCGCCTGCCGCGTGGACTGGAAGATCGCGGCCCGGCTGCGATCAATGCCACGCGGGCGATGGTCGAAAAGATCCGCGCCGTCTACGAGCTCTACGGCTTCGAGCCGGTGGAGACGCCGGCGATGGAATACACCGACGCGCTCGGCAAGTTCCTGCCCGACCAGGACCGGCCCAACGAGGGCGTGTTCTCGTTCCAGGACGATGACGAGCAGTGGATCTCGCTGCGCTACGATTTGACTGCGCCGCTGGCGCGCTATGTCGCCGAGAATTTCGACGCGCTGCCGAAGCCGTACCGGTCGTATCGGCTCGGCTACGTCTTCCGCAACGAGAAGCCCGGTCCCGGCCGCTTCCGCCAGTTCATGCAGTTCGATGCCGATACGGTCGGCTCGGCGACGCCGGCGGCCGACGCCGAGATCTGCATGATGGCGGCGGATACGATGGAGGCGCTCGGCATTCCGCGCGGCTCCTATGTCGTGAAGGTGAACAACCGCAAGGTGCTTGACGGCGTGCTCGAGGCGATCGGTCTCGGCGGCGACGACAATGCAGGCCGCAGGCTCACGGTGCTGCGCGCGATCGACAAGCTCGACAAGTTTCCCGCCGACGAGGTTCGCAAGCTGCTCGGTCCCGGGCGATGGGATGGCGGTGAAGAGGGCAAGGGCGACTTCACCAAGGGCGCTGAGTTGGGCCCAGCGGATGCCGATATCGTTCTGGCCGTCACGCAACAGCGTGCGGATTGGCGAGAGGCGATTGCGGCGGCAGAGGCCTACCTCGCGAAGAGCGAGGTTGGCCAGGCCGGCGTGAGCGAGCTCGAGGAAATCGCGAAACTGGTCGCGGCGTCCGGCTATGGCTCAGATCGCATCCGCATCGATCCCACCGTCGTTCGTGGGCTCGAATACTACACGGGTCCCGTCTACGAGGTTGAACTGCTGCTCGACACCAAGGACGAGAAGGGCCGACCGGTGCGGTTCGGCTCGGTCGGCGGCGGTGGCCGCTACGACGGCCTCGTCTCGCGCTTCCGCGGGGAGCCGGTGCCGGCGACCGGCTTCTCGATCGGGGTGTCGCGCCTGCAGGCCGCGCTGACGATGCTGGGTCAGCTCGACGCGCGGGCCGAATTCGGTCCCGTCGTCGTCACCGTGTTCGACCGCGACCGCGTCGCCGACTACCAGAAGATGGTCGCAGAGCTGCGCCAGGCCGGCATCCGCGCCGAGCTCTATCTCGGCAATCCGAAGAACATGGGCAACCAGCTCAAATATGCCGATCGCCGCAACTCGCCCTGCGTGATCATCCAGGGCTCGGACGAGAAGGCGCGCGGCGAGGTGCAGATCAAGGATCTGATCGAGGGCGCCAAGGCGGCGGCTGCGATCGCGTCCAACCAGGAATGGCGCGAAACGCGTCCGGCGCAATTCTCCTGCGCCGAGACCGATCTGGTCGCGAAAGTCCGCGAGGTCCTGGCGCGGCATGACGTGGCGTGGGGATAG
- a CDS encoding MarR family transcriptional regulator — protein sequence MAAKPDSQGDDHAPAAGGRDLRWDIIELLFFAYRDFVGDADQELEAFGFGRAHHRVIHFVTRYPGLKVADLLDVLRITKQSLGRVLKQLLDEGYIVQKTGNNDRRQRLLYATPKGEALVAKLAGLQTDRINRAVAGIDPAGVETVRQFLRAMIDRDDPDKVLEAIFGGGRKARE from the coding sequence ATGGCTGCCAAGCCCGATTCGCAGGGAGATGATCATGCTCCTGCGGCGGGTGGACGCGACCTGCGCTGGGACATCATCGAGCTCTTGTTCTTCGCCTACCGCGACTTTGTCGGCGACGCGGACCAGGAGCTGGAGGCGTTCGGCTTCGGCCGCGCCCACCACCGCGTCATCCACTTCGTCACCCGCTATCCCGGCCTGAAGGTCGCCGACCTGCTCGACGTGCTGCGTATCACCAAGCAATCGCTCGGACGCGTGCTCAAGCAGCTCTTGGACGAGGGCTACATCGTGCAGAAGACCGGCAACAACGACCGCCGGCAGCGCCTGCTCTACGCGACGCCGAAGGGCGAGGCACTGGTCGCCAAGCTCGCAGGGCTGCAGACCGACCGCATCAATCGCGCGGTCGCCGGCATCGATCCGGCCGGCGTCGAGACGGTCCGCCAGTTCCTCCGCGCGATGATCGACCGCGACGATCCGGACAAGGTGCTCGAAGCCATCTTCGGCGGCGGCAGAAAAGCAAGGGAGTGA
- a CDS encoding HAMP domain-containing protein codes for MSTLDSGLTLIKNASQRVSKANGWMGNAFKSWMPTGLYARALLIMIVPMVILQTVVAFVFMERHWNTVTRRLSAAVVSDIAALIDVYKNYPQDKDRAQLRHIAQKLQLVVDFLPAGDMPPPGPKPFFSLLDQTLSVQLGRQISRPFWIDTVGKSNLVEIRVQLDDSVMRIFAQRSAAYASNSEIFIFWMLGTSTILLIVAVLFLRNQIKPILRLADAAESFGKGREAPNFRPRGAREVRRAAQAFIEMKARVERSIEQRTAMLAGVSHDLRTILTRFKLELALIGEGPEIDAMRKDVDEMSMMLEDYLAFARGDSGEVAQPTDMAMALEELRSDAERHGHTATVAFHGLPVVTVKPASFKRCLANLVSNAARHANTISITGQRDHRYLNITIDDDGPGIPADMREEVFKPFLRLDDARNQDEGGSGLGLAIARDIARSHGGDILLSESPMGGLRAAVRVPV; via the coding sequence ATGAGCACGCTCGATTCCGGCCTGACCCTGATCAAGAACGCCTCGCAGCGCGTCTCGAAAGCGAACGGCTGGATGGGCAATGCGTTCAAGAGCTGGATGCCGACCGGCCTCTACGCCCGCGCGCTGCTGATCATGATCGTGCCGATGGTGATCCTGCAGACCGTGGTCGCGTTCGTGTTCATGGAGCGGCACTGGAACACGGTGACGCGGCGGCTGTCGGCCGCGGTGGTGTCCGACATCGCCGCGCTGATCGACGTCTACAAGAATTATCCGCAGGACAAGGACCGCGCCCAGCTTCGCCACATCGCCCAGAAGCTGCAGCTGGTGGTCGACTTCCTGCCCGCCGGCGACATGCCGCCGCCGGGACCGAAGCCGTTCTTCTCGCTGCTCGACCAGACGCTCTCGGTGCAGCTCGGCCGCCAGATCAGCCGTCCGTTCTGGATCGACACCGTCGGCAAGTCCAATCTGGTCGAGATCCGCGTGCAGCTCGACGATTCCGTGATGCGGATCTTCGCCCAGCGCAGCGCGGCCTATGCCTCGAATTCGGAGATCTTCATCTTCTGGATGCTCGGCACCTCGACGATCCTCCTGATCGTCGCCGTACTGTTCCTGCGCAACCAGATCAAGCCGATCCTGCGGCTCGCCGACGCTGCCGAGAGCTTCGGCAAGGGCCGCGAGGCGCCGAACTTCCGGCCGCGCGGCGCGCGCGAGGTGCGGCGCGCGGCGCAGGCCTTCATCGAGATGAAGGCGCGCGTCGAGCGCTCGATCGAGCAGCGCACCGCGATGCTGGCCGGCGTGTCGCACGATCTGCGCACCATCCTGACCCGCTTCAAGCTCGAGCTGGCCCTGATCGGCGAAGGCCCCGAGATCGACGCGATGCGCAAGGACGTCGACGAGATGTCGATGATGCTGGAAGACTACCTCGCCTTCGCGCGCGGCGATTCCGGCGAGGTCGCGCAACCGACCGACATGGCGATGGCGCTGGAGGAGCTGCGCAGCGACGCCGAGCGCCACGGCCACACCGCAACCGTCGCATTCCACGGCCTGCCGGTCGTCACGGTGAAGCCGGCTTCGTTCAAGCGCTGCCTCGCCAACCTCGTCTCCAACGCGGCGCGCCACGCCAACACGATCTCGATCACCGGCCAGCGCGACCACCGCTACCTCAACATCACGATCGACGATGACGGCCCCGGCATCCCCGCCGACATGCGCGAGGAAGTGTTCAAGCCGTTCCTGCGGCTCGACGATGCCCGCAACCAGGATGAAGGCGGCAGCGGCCTCGGGCTTGCGATCGCCCGCGACATCGCGCGCTCGCATGGCGGCGACATCCTGCTCAGCGAGAGCCCGATGGGCGGGCTGCGCGCCGCGGTGCGGGTGCCGGTCTAA
- a CDS encoding thioesterase, with translation MDARDFIKIGMSAERMLVVPPERTVGHFVPGMPMVYATPMMILDMEMASGDAIRGALQPGWVTVGTEVDIRHLAAALVGATVRTTSKVVVVERRVIRFEVEAFEGTRKLGEGRHARGLINVERFNKRLAGTSAQ, from the coding sequence ATGGACGCACGCGACTTCATCAAGATCGGCATGAGCGCCGAGCGCATGCTGGTGGTGCCGCCGGAGCGCACGGTCGGGCATTTCGTCCCGGGCATGCCGATGGTCTATGCGACGCCGATGATGATCCTCGACATGGAGATGGCGTCGGGCGATGCCATCCGTGGCGCGTTGCAGCCCGGCTGGGTGACGGTCGGGACCGAGGTCGACATTCGTCATCTTGCAGCCGCGCTCGTCGGGGCCACGGTGCGGACCACCTCGAAGGTGGTCGTGGTCGAGCGCCGCGTGATCCGCTTCGAAGTCGAGGCGTTTGAAGGCACGCGCAAGCTCGGCGAAGGCCGCCACGCCCGCGGCCTGATCAATGTCGAGCGTTTTAATAAGCGTCTTGCCGGGACGTCGGCGCAGTAA
- a CDS encoding TonB-dependent siderophore receptor: MTSSWSRRSLLASTAAINAAFLGSVMLVPVCADIASAQAQTSPPQNDVSVLPPVTVEQPGAARKRSAAASTQNTRASRAAAVNRRGIAAAPAPSQASRSQAAAGAIGTTTGYVATGSTAGTKTSTALIETPQSLSVVTQKELRDRNVQTLKDAVNYTPGVTTTAFGYDPRFDSFYIRGFDATYTGIYRDGLRQGGGNFAIPKIEPYGLDSVSILRGPASGLYGLGSPGGIVDVTTKRPTLTPFGEVQLQAGNYDRYQGSFDLGGPVPGSDQLYYRLTGLLRDAKTWYPGNDDDRTYIAPAVTWRPDADTSFTILSEYQSSRTAASIGNFRTPEGQLTNVYSNDPAFSAMDQKQYRIGYAFEHSVDDVWTVRQNFRFYQVDTDARYTQVDSIDSSTNLASRSAWRILDSFNTVTLDNQAEAKFTLGAIRNTALFGVDYGHSTYNDKIGSGPAPDLNLLTMNYGAQAIATPAFSTFNKQSTDEVGVYAQEQAKLGGFVLTLNGRQSWVSQTTTAGLDGVPSTQKVAAFTGRAGLAYVFDSGIAPYVSYATSFAPQVGVDVSGTPFKPTTGEQKEIGIKYQMPQVPVLLTAAVFDITQDNVLRTDPNSMAFQAATGQVESKGVELEAKLALKQGFDLTAAYTHLNVVIMQGNPDTTGNELSGIPRNSFAAFGKYTFQSGVPVEGLGLGLGVRYIGTNFGNDQNTFQNAATTLFDAVIDYDLGRLDRRFLGATMRLNATNLFDKHYQTCQSGYCYAGERRQVIGTLSYRW, from the coding sequence ATGACTTCGTCGTGGAGCAGGCGCAGCTTGCTCGCATCAACAGCTGCGATCAACGCAGCGTTTCTCGGTTCGGTGATGCTTGTGCCGGTGTGCGCAGACATCGCCAGCGCTCAGGCGCAAACCAGTCCTCCGCAAAACGATGTCAGCGTGCTTCCGCCGGTGACGGTGGAGCAACCCGGCGCTGCAAGAAAGCGCAGTGCCGCCGCTTCGACGCAGAACACCAGGGCTTCGCGCGCGGCCGCTGTGAATCGACGCGGCATTGCCGCGGCGCCTGCGCCGAGCCAGGCTTCGCGCTCGCAAGCTGCCGCCGGCGCGATCGGTACGACGACCGGTTACGTCGCAACCGGCAGCACGGCCGGCACCAAGACCAGCACGGCGCTGATCGAGACGCCTCAGTCGCTCTCGGTCGTCACGCAAAAGGAGCTCAGGGATCGCAACGTTCAGACGCTCAAGGACGCCGTCAATTACACGCCCGGCGTGACAACCACGGCGTTCGGCTACGATCCGCGGTTCGACAGTTTCTACATCCGGGGCTTCGATGCCACCTATACCGGGATCTATCGCGACGGCCTGCGCCAGGGCGGCGGCAACTTCGCCATTCCCAAGATCGAGCCTTACGGTCTCGACAGCGTGTCGATCCTGCGCGGCCCGGCCTCGGGCCTCTATGGCCTTGGCTCTCCGGGAGGCATCGTCGATGTCACCACCAAGCGGCCGACGTTAACGCCGTTCGGCGAGGTGCAGCTGCAGGCCGGCAACTATGATCGCTATCAGGGCAGTTTCGATCTCGGTGGTCCGGTGCCTGGCAGCGATCAGCTGTACTACCGGCTGACCGGTCTGCTTCGTGACGCCAAGACCTGGTATCCCGGCAACGACGACGATCGCACCTATATCGCGCCGGCGGTGACCTGGCGGCCGGACGCCGACACGTCGTTCACGATCCTCAGCGAATATCAAAGCAGCCGGACCGCCGCTAGCATCGGCAACTTCCGTACGCCCGAGGGACAATTGACCAACGTCTACTCGAACGATCCGGCCTTCAGCGCGATGGATCAGAAGCAGTACCGCATCGGCTATGCGTTCGAGCACAGTGTCGACGACGTCTGGACGGTGCGACAGAATTTCCGCTTCTATCAGGTCGACACCGATGCGCGATACACGCAGGTCGATTCGATCGATAGCAGCACCAATCTCGCGTCGCGCTCCGCCTGGCGGATCCTGGATAGCTTCAACACGGTGACGCTCGACAACCAGGCCGAGGCCAAGTTCACGCTCGGCGCGATCAGGAACACGGCGCTGTTCGGCGTCGACTACGGGCACTCCACCTACAACGACAAGATCGGCTCCGGGCCGGCTCCGGATCTCAATCTTTTGACGATGAACTACGGCGCTCAGGCCATCGCGACGCCGGCCTTCTCAACCTTCAACAAGCAGTCGACCGACGAGGTCGGCGTCTACGCGCAGGAGCAGGCCAAGCTTGGCGGCTTCGTTCTGACGCTCAACGGCCGCCAGAGCTGGGTGTCGCAGACCACGACGGCCGGTCTCGACGGCGTGCCGTCGACGCAGAAGGTCGCCGCTTTCACCGGCCGCGCGGGCCTCGCTTACGTTTTCGACAGCGGCATCGCGCCCTATGTCAGCTACGCGACGTCATTCGCCCCGCAGGTCGGCGTCGACGTATCCGGGACACCATTCAAGCCGACCACCGGCGAGCAGAAGGAAATCGGCATCAAGTACCAGATGCCGCAAGTTCCGGTGTTGCTGACTGCCGCGGTGTTCGACATCACCCAGGACAATGTGCTGCGCACCGATCCCAACAGCATGGCGTTCCAGGCGGCCACCGGGCAGGTCGAGTCCAAGGGCGTCGAGCTCGAGGCGAAGCTCGCGCTGAAGCAGGGATTCGATCTCACCGCGGCCTACACCCATCTCAACGTCGTGATCATGCAGGGCAATCCCGATACCACGGGCAATGAGCTGTCCGGCATTCCGCGAAATTCCTTCGCCGCCTTCGGCAAATACACCTTCCAGTCCGGCGTCCCCGTCGAAGGGCTCGGGCTCGGCCTCGGTGTCCGTTACATCGGGACCAACTTCGGCAACGACCAGAACACGTTCCAGAATGCGGCGACGACGTTGTTCGATGCCGTGATCGATTACGATCTGGGCAGGCTGGATCGGCGCTTCCTCGGCGCCACCATGCGGCTGAATGCGACCAATCTGTTCGACAAGCACTACCAGACCTGCCAGTCCGGCTACTGCTATGCCGGCGAGCGGCGTCAGGTGATCGGCACCTTGTCGTACCGCTGGTAA
- a CDS encoding pyrroline-5-carboxylate reductase has product MGPGLRRDDIEFVERPVNTSSALTNTSGTIALAGAGKMGGAMLTGWLAQGLSPRQVAVIDPHLSPDISALAAKGVRLNPQATELGTVDTLVVAVKPQSFREAGAALKALVGPSTLVVSIMAGTTIAALEEVVGGAVVRAMPNTPAAIGRGITVAVPAKRVTAAQRAMTDALLQATGLLEWVDDESLMDAVTAVSGSGPAYVFLLAEELARAGVAAGLPETLATTLARATVAGSGELLHRSDLPSATLRQNVTSPGGTTAAALDVLMANDGLQPLMTRAIAAATRRSKELAK; this is encoded by the coding sequence ATGGGTCCCGGCCTTCGCCGGGACGACATAGAGTTTGTGGAGCGACCCGTGAACACAAGCAGCGCATTGACGAATACTTCCGGCACCATCGCGCTTGCCGGCGCGGGCAAGATGGGCGGCGCCATGCTGACCGGCTGGCTCGCGCAGGGCCTATCGCCCAGGCAGGTCGCGGTGATCGATCCCCATCTGTCGCCTGACATCTCCGCACTCGCGGCCAAGGGCGTCCGGCTCAATCCGCAAGCGACGGAGCTCGGCACGGTCGACACGCTGGTCGTCGCGGTGAAGCCGCAATCGTTCCGCGAGGCCGGCGCCGCGCTGAAGGCGCTCGTCGGCCCCTCGACGCTCGTGGTCTCGATCATGGCCGGTACGACCATCGCAGCGCTGGAAGAAGTCGTCGGCGGCGCGGTGGTGCGCGCAATGCCGAACACGCCGGCGGCGATCGGCCGCGGCATCACGGTCGCGGTGCCGGCAAAGCGCGTCACCGCCGCGCAGCGCGCCATGACCGATGCACTGCTGCAGGCGACCGGTCTCCTCGAATGGGTCGACGACGAAAGCCTGATGGACGCGGTGACCGCGGTCTCCGGCTCCGGCCCTGCCTATGTCTTCCTGCTCGCCGAGGAGCTGGCCCGCGCCGGCGTCGCAGCCGGCCTGCCCGAAACGCTTGCGACCACGCTGGCGCGCGCGACCGTGGCGGGCTCCGGCGAGCTGCTGCATCGCTCCGACTTGCCGTCAGCGACGTTGCGGCAAAACGTCACCTCACCCGGCGGCACCACGGCCGCCGCGCTGGACGTGTTGATGGCGAATGACGGCCTCCAGCCGTTGATGACCCGCGCCATCGCCGCCGCGACACGACGCTCGAAGGAATTGGCGAAGTAG
- a CDS encoding tautomerase family protein yields MPEITVSMAAGRTDEQKLGMMRDITQALVKNLGVDADAVVIQINEAPLHHKMKGGKSFVERAAAAKK; encoded by the coding sequence ATGCCTGAGATCACCGTGAGCATGGCCGCCGGCCGCACCGACGAGCAGAAGCTCGGCATGATGCGCGACATCACCCAGGCACTGGTGAAGAATCTCGGTGTCGATGCCGACGCGGTCGTGATCCAGATCAACGAGGCGCCGCTGCATCACAAGATGAAGGGCGGCAAGTCCTTCGTCGAGCGCGCCGCTGCGGCGAAGAAGTAA
- a CDS encoding branched-chain amino acid aminotransferase, with protein MTLKFDIQPSPNATSDKDRAAKLVDPGFGRVFTDHMAIVRYSQGKGWHSARIEARANFPLDPAGAVLHYAQEIFEGLKAYKRDDGGVNLFRPDANARRFRDSADRMAMAPLPEDLFIEAVEQLVRIDRAWIPGGEGSLYLRPFMIASEVFLGVKPSAEYIFSVIASPVGSYFKGGPAPVSIWVSENYTRAAIGGTGAVKCGGNYAASLRAQAEAIERGCDQVVFLDAVERRYIEELGGMNIFFAFDDGSLLTPPLGTILPGITRDSIIALAKDSGTRVREEPYTIQQWRADAASGKLKEAFACGTAAVISPIGKVCSASGDFQISGGVAGPVAMGLRKKLVDIQYGRTNDPHNWIRNVQ; from the coding sequence ATGACTTTGAAATTCGACATCCAGCCGTCGCCGAATGCGACCTCCGACAAGGATCGCGCGGCGAAGCTCGTGGACCCGGGCTTCGGTCGCGTCTTCACCGACCACATGGCGATCGTCCGCTACAGCCAGGGCAAGGGCTGGCACAGTGCCCGCATCGAGGCACGCGCGAATTTCCCGCTCGATCCGGCCGGCGCCGTGCTGCACTACGCCCAGGAGATCTTCGAAGGGCTCAAGGCCTACAAGCGCGACGATGGCGGCGTGAACCTGTTTCGCCCCGACGCCAATGCCCGCCGCTTCCGCGATTCGGCCGACCGCATGGCGATGGCGCCGCTGCCCGAGGATCTGTTCATCGAGGCGGTCGAGCAGCTGGTGCGGATTGATCGTGCCTGGATCCCGGGCGGCGAGGGCAGTCTCTATCTGCGGCCGTTCATGATCGCGAGCGAGGTCTTCCTCGGCGTGAAGCCGTCGGCGGAATACATCTTCTCGGTGATCGCATCGCCGGTCGGCTCCTACTTCAAGGGCGGTCCTGCGCCGGTATCGATCTGGGTGTCGGAGAATTACACGCGCGCCGCGATCGGCGGCACCGGCGCCGTGAAGTGCGGCGGCAATTATGCTGCCAGCCTGCGCGCGCAGGCGGAAGCGATCGAGCGCGGCTGCGACCAGGTCGTGTTCCTCGACGCGGTCGAGCGCCGCTACATCGAAGAACTCGGCGGCATGAACATCTTCTTCGCCTTCGACGACGGCTCGCTGCTGACGCCGCCGCTCGGCACCATCCTGCCCGGCATCACCCGCGACTCGATCATCGCGCTCGCCAAGGATTCCGGCACGCGCGTGCGCGAGGAGCCCTACACGATCCAGCAATGGCGCGCGGATGCCGCCAGCGGCAAGCTGAAGGAGGCGTTCGCCTGCGGCACCGCGGCCGTGATCTCGCCGATCGGCAAGGTCTGCTCGGCGAGCGGCGACTTCCAGATCAGCGGCGGCGTCGCCGGTCCGGTCGCCATGGGCCTGCGCAAGAAGCTGGTCGACATCCAGTACGGCCGCACCAACGATCCGCATAACTGGATCAGGAACGTCCAGTGA
- a CDS encoding DUF3617 family protein yields MTRQLALLGSAVCLVLSTGAASAVDLPIRKAGLWEMKMVRTGGQIPEVTMQHCTDETTDKDMSTAASPLAKQVCSKQDVQKTATGYVSDSVCGVAGVNVTSHSEITGDFNSAYTVKSTSHSEGGTSGAHDATMIIEAKWLGACKSDQKPGDIIMPGGMKMNIKDMEKLKGLLPKQK; encoded by the coding sequence ATGACCCGACAGCTTGCCTTGCTTGGCTCTGCCGTTTGCCTCGTCCTGTCCACCGGCGCCGCAAGCGCCGTTGACCTGCCGATCCGCAAGGCCGGTCTGTGGGAAATGAAGATGGTCCGCACCGGTGGGCAAATCCCGGAGGTGACCATGCAGCATTGCACCGACGAGACCACCGACAAGGACATGAGCACCGCGGCCTCTCCGTTGGCAAAGCAGGTCTGCTCCAAGCAGGACGTCCAGAAGACGGCGACCGGTTATGTCAGCGACAGCGTTTGCGGCGTCGCCGGCGTCAACGTGACCTCGCATTCCGAGATCACCGGCGACTTCAATTCGGCCTATACGGTCAAGAGCACCTCGCATTCCGAAGGCGGCACCTCCGGCGCCCACGACGCCACCATGATCATCGAGGCGAAATGGCTCGGCGCCTGCAAGAGCGACCAGAAGCCCGGTGACATCATCATGCCCGGTGGCATGAAGATGAACATCAAGGACATGGAAAAGCTGAAGGGCCTGCTGCCCAAGCAGAAGTAG
- a CDS encoding ribonuclease T2 — MPRLDTISRFLISAVLVLCGAVGASAQDRRQNAPGEFDFYVLSLSWSPSFCEAASERGNNSRGTQAQCGGRPYSFVVHGLWPQYERGFPEYCQRPSPRLARNIMTSMLDLMPAPGLIYNEWDKHGTCSGLGERGYFEAIRKARATVKIPEEFLQLSEPKTIAPDELETAFIKANPGLSNSAISVTCASNRLSEVRICLSKDLQFRACEEIDRRACRRDQVLMPPVRGG; from the coding sequence ATGCCTCGGCTGGACACAATTTCCCGATTTCTGATTTCCGCTGTCTTGGTTCTCTGTGGCGCGGTTGGGGCCTCGGCCCAGGATCGTCGCCAGAATGCGCCCGGCGAATTCGATTTCTACGTGCTGTCGCTGTCGTGGTCGCCGTCGTTCTGCGAGGCGGCGAGCGAGCGCGGCAACAACAGCCGCGGGACGCAGGCGCAGTGCGGCGGCCGGCCGTACTCCTTCGTGGTGCACGGGCTGTGGCCACAATATGAGCGCGGCTTCCCGGAATACTGCCAACGCCCCTCGCCGCGGCTCGCCCGCAACATCATGACCTCGATGCTCGACCTGATGCCGGCACCCGGGCTGATCTACAACGAGTGGGACAAGCACGGCACCTGCTCGGGCCTCGGCGAGCGCGGCTATTTCGAAGCCATCCGCAAGGCCCGCGCTACGGTGAAGATCCCCGAGGAATTCCTGCAATTGTCGGAGCCGAAGACGATCGCGCCCGACGAGTTGGAGACCGCCTTCATCAAGGCCAATCCGGGGCTCAGCAACTCCGCGATCTCGGTCACCTGCGCCAGTAACCGGCTCAGCGAGGTGCGGATTTGCCTCAGCAAGGACTTGCAATTCCGCGCCTGCGAGGAAATCGATCGCCGCGCCTGCCGTCGCGATCAGGTGCTGATGCCGCCGGTTCGCGGCGGCTGA
- a CDS encoding response regulator transcription factor, translated as MVQAATMMRAPIEPADDAPHLLLVDDDRRIRDLLSRFLSGEGYRVTTAMSATDARAKLLGLHFDLLILDVMMPGENGFDLARFIRTSSTVPIIMLTARHEAEARIEGLQIGADDYVAKPFEPRELVLRIGNILKRTAPPQVITVEQIAFGPYIFHIERSELRQGEEIIHLTDREREMLRILASAPGETVPRAELTSGGTVNERAVDVQINRLRRKIEHDPANPLFLQAVRGIGYRLVASP; from the coding sequence CTGGTGCAGGCTGCAACCATGATGCGCGCGCCGATCGAACCGGCCGACGACGCACCGCATCTCCTGCTGGTCGACGACGACCGCCGCATTCGCGACCTGTTGTCGCGCTTTCTCTCCGGCGAGGGCTATCGCGTCACGACGGCGATGAGCGCCACCGACGCCCGCGCCAAGCTGCTCGGGCTGCATTTCGACCTGCTGATCCTCGACGTGATGATGCCCGGCGAGAACGGCTTCGACCTCGCCCGCTTCATCCGCACGTCCTCCACGGTGCCGATCATCATGCTGACCGCTCGCCATGAGGCGGAGGCCCGCATCGAGGGCCTTCAGATCGGCGCCGACGATTACGTCGCCAAGCCGTTCGAGCCGCGCGAGCTCGTGCTTCGCATCGGCAATATCCTCAAGCGCACCGCGCCGCCGCAGGTCATAACCGTCGAGCAGATCGCGTTCGGCCCCTATATCTTCCACATCGAGCGCAGCGAGCTGCGCCAGGGCGAGGAGATCATCCATCTCACCGACCGCGAGCGCGAGATGCTGCGCATCCTCGCCAGCGCCCCCGGCGAGACCGTGCCGCGCGCCGAGCTGACCTCTGGCGGCACCGTCAACGAACGCGCGGTCGACGTGCAGATCAACCGCCTGCGCCGCAAGATCGAGCATGATCCCGCCAATCCGTTGTTCCTGCAGGCGGTCCGCGGCATCGGCTATCGCCTGGTCGCCTCGCCATAA